In Bosea sp. PAMC 26642, the DNA window GCGCGAGTTCTTCTTCGTCACATAGAAGAAGCCGGTGTCGGCGGTCGAAAGCAGTTTGATCTTGATGGTCACGGCCTTGGCCATGGGACATTCCTCGAAACTTGCGGGCCGGCAAGACCCTCATAAAGCAAAATGGCCGGGCAGACCCGGCAAACCGTCGGCTGGGGGAATGCCGCAACAGGCCGGCGAAGTCAAGAAAGAATGGAGCAACCTGCCATTCGGAGTTTCGGAAAGCCGAAGCGCGGAGGCTACAGCTCTTCGCGAACGAAGCTGCCCTTCTTTTCCCAGAAATAGGGCACCGGCAGGAAAGGGCCGAAGCCTGCGGCGAGCCTGGCATCGACCTCGCGCAGGATGACCTGGGTGATCGTCGGCAAGTCGAGCTGCTGGGCCTCGTCGAAGCTGACCCAGACCAGTTCGATCAGCTCCGAATCCGGCCCCGTCACACCCTCGACCTTGCCGGCGAGCGCGCCGTAGTCGATCGTGAAGAAGCGCGTGTCGAAGCGCTTGGGCCGCCGCGGCGGCGTCACGGCGCGAGCGACGAAGGTGAGGGCGCCCAGATCGGGAAAGATGCCGTGGCTGGCGAACTCGGTCCAGCTGCCCGGCGGTGGCTTCTCCGGCCTGCCGAGATCCGACGCGCCGAACAGCAGCCCGGTCTCCTCGAACGTCTCGCGGATCGCCGCCAGTGCCAGAGCACGTGCCTTCATCGGGCTCGGATCGACGCTGCGTGCCATCAGCCGGGTTTCGCAGACCTGGCCCAACGCGCCGGTTGCGGTCATCCGGCGGTCGCCCGGATCGATCCTCCCGCCAGGGAAGACGAACTTGCCGGGCATGAACTTGTGGCCAGGATGACGCTTGCCCATCAACACACGCGGCTTTTTCGCTGAGCGGTCGATGATCAGCACAGTTGCGGCGTCCTTCGGCCGGACATTGACGGCGACGCGCGCGCGCTCGGCCTGTGTCAGGAAAACGGCGTTCTCGTTCACGGTTTCAGCGTCGCCACGGCTGGCTGGCGCTCGGGCCGGTCCGGCTCGCCTCCGAAACCATGCATTCGCATCCCCCATTGCAGACCGACGACGCCGCCCTTGACCGGCTGCATCAGGAGCAGCGACAGCACGATCGCCATGGCGGGCCAGATCGTCATGTGCAGCCACATCGGCCAATCGGCATATTTCTCGGCCATCACCAACCCACCGACGACGATATGGCCGACGATGGTAATGACGATATAGGGCGGCAGGTCGTCGGCGCGCTGATGCAGCATGACCTCGCCGCAGGCCTCGCAGGCATCCACCGGCTTCAGGAACGCGCGGAAAAGCCTGCCTTTGCCGCAATGCGGGCAGCGCCCCATCAGCCCATGCCCGATGGCCATGCGCCAGTCGCGCTCGGCAGGCCGCCCGATGGCATAGTCGATCTGAACAGACATCAACGCCTCTTGCCGGGCTTCGACTTGCCCGTCTTGACGAAGGACGACTTCGCCCTTCCGCCTCCCGGAAATGGTGGCCGTCCAGGCCGCGTTCCAGAGCGTCCCGGTGTCACATGCCGCCCTTCCGAGAGCAACTCGAAACGCAGGGCGCCCGCGACGGGCGCCGCCTCGACCAGCTTGACGTGGACACGGTCGCCGAGCCGCCAGCTTTCGCCGCTGCGCTCGCCGACCATGGCGTGCGCCGCCTCGTCGTAGCGATAGTAGTCGGCTCCCAGTGTCGAGGCCGGGATGAAGCCGTCGGCGCCCGTCCCGTCGAGCTTGACGAACAGTCCGGCGCGGTTGACCCCGCCGATGCGTCCGTCGAACGACGAGCCGATCTGGTCGGCGAGGAAATGCGCGATCAGTCGGTCGGTGGTCTCGCGCTCGGCGGCCATGGCCCGTCGCTCCGCCGCCGAAATCCGGGTCGAGACCTCGCGCAGTGCTGCGAGCGTCGCGGATTTCGGCAGCCCGTCATCGCCGAACCGCAGCGCCGAGATCAGCGCACGATGCACCACGAGATCGGCATAGCGCCGGATCGGCGAGGTGAAATGCGCGTAGCGCCGCAGGTTCAGGCCGAAATGGCCGTAGTTCTCCGCGACATACTCGGCCTGCGCCTGCGTGCGCAGCACGACCTCGTTCATCAGCAACTCGTTCTCGGAGCCGCGGATCATCGCCAGGATGCGGTTGAACAGAACCGGCCGCAATGCCCCATCCTTCGGCAGCTTGATCCCGATCGAGGCGAGCACTTCGCCCAGCGCCCGCATCTTCTCCAGCGAGGGCTCGTCGTGGCAGCGATAGATCAGCACGCTTCCAGCTTTTTCCAGCGTTTCGGCCGCTGCGACATTGGCGAGGATCATGAACTCCTCGATCAGCCGATGCGCTGCCAGCCGCTCGGGCACGATGACGCGGTCGACCGCGCCGTCCGGCTTCAGCACGAGCTTGCGCTCGGGCAGGTCGAGATCGAGCGGCTGGCGTTCGTCGCGGGCCCGCGAGGCGACGCCGTAAGCCGCCCAGAGGGGCATCAGGATGGTCTCGCGGATCGGGCCGGAGATATCGTCGGGCTTCCCATCGATCGCGGCTTGCGCCTGCTGGTAGGAGAGCTTCGCCGCAGAGCGCATCAGGATGCGGTGGAAGGAGTGGCTCTTCTTCTCGCCGTTCGATTTCAGCACCAGACGCACGGCGAGCGCCGGCCTGTCCTCGCCGCCGCGCAGCGAGCAGAGATCGTTCGATATCCGCTCGGGCAGCATCGGCACGACGCGATCGGGAAAATAGACCGAGTTGCCGCGCTCCAGCGCCTCGCGATCGAGGCTGGAGCCGGGCCGGACATAGGCCGCGACATCGGCGATCGCGACGGTGACGACGTAGCCGCCGGGATTGTCGGGGCTCGGATCGGGCGCGGCATGGACCGCGTCGTCATGGTCCTTGGCATCGGCCGGATCGATCGTGATCAGCGGCAGTTCGCGCCAGTCCTCGCGGCCGGCCGTACCCGCGGGCCGCACCGACTCGGCTTCCGCGATCGTCGCCGGCTGGAACACATTTGGGATGCCATGCGCATGGATCGCGATCAGGCTGACCGCGCGCTCGGACTTGATCGAGCCAAGCCGCTCACGCACATGG includes these proteins:
- the rpmG gene encoding 50S ribosomal protein L33; the protein is MAKAVTIKIKLLSTADTGFFYVTKKNSRTMTEKMSKKKYDPVARKHVEFKETKIK
- a CDS encoding NUDIX hydrolase; amino-acid sequence: MNENAVFLTQAERARVAVNVRPKDAATVLIIDRSAKKPRVLMGKRHPGHKFMPGKFVFPGGRIDPGDRRMTATGALGQVCETRLMARSVDPSPMKARALALAAIRETFEETGLLFGASDLGRPEKPPPGSWTEFASHGIFPDLGALTFVARAVTPPRRPKRFDTRFFTIDYGALAGKVEGVTGPDSELIELVWVSFDEAQQLDLPTITQVILREVDARLAAGFGPFLPVPYFWEKKGSFVREEL
- a CDS encoding DUF983 domain-containing protein, which produces MSVQIDYAIGRPAERDWRMAIGHGLMGRCPHCGKGRLFRAFLKPVDACEACGEVMLHQRADDLPPYIVITIVGHIVVGGLVMAEKYADWPMWLHMTIWPAMAIVLSLLLMQPVKGGVVGLQWGMRMHGFGGEPDRPERQPAVATLKP
- the rnr gene encoding ribonuclease R, with amino-acid sequence MTVSAPEPSREAVLDFIETEREAGREVGRRDIAKAFGLSGGGKIWLKRLLKELEEEGQTGGDGIERPIHPRGALPPVLLSEIKAKDRDGDLMASPLEWDEADQGPAPRILIERPREFRAKRQAAPAPGIGDHVLLKLTRLKGVDGYAYSGRVLKVMGKGKAQVLGIFRAMPDGSGRLIPIDKKAQGREALIPKGRTNEAQDGDLVSVSLRNETRLGPSEAHVRERLGSIKSERAVSLIAIHAHGIPNVFQPATIAEAESVRPAGTAGREDWRELPLITIDPADAKDHDDAVHAAPDPSPDNPGGYVVTVAIADVAAYVRPGSSLDREALERGNSVYFPDRVVPMLPERISNDLCSLRGGEDRPALAVRLVLKSNGEKKSHSFHRILMRSAAKLSYQQAQAAIDGKPDDISGPIRETILMPLWAAYGVASRARDERQPLDLDLPERKLVLKPDGAVDRVIVPERLAAHRLIEEFMILANVAAAETLEKAGSVLIYRCHDEPSLEKMRALGEVLASIGIKLPKDGALRPVLFNRILAMIRGSENELLMNEVVLRTQAQAEYVAENYGHFGLNLRRYAHFTSPIRRYADLVVHRALISALRFGDDGLPKSATLAALREVSTRISAAERRAMAAERETTDRLIAHFLADQIGSSFDGRIGGVNRAGLFVKLDGTGADGFIPASTLGADYYRYDEAAHAMVGERSGESWRLGDRVHVKLVEAAPVAGALRFELLSEGRHVTPGRSGTRPGRPPFPGGGRAKSSFVKTGKSKPGKRR